The genomic interval CGATGACCGCGCTGTTGGAGCGACCCTCAGGTGCCTTGGATGTGCGTGGGGAGGTCGTCGAACCATGCCGACCAGCCGCTGTAGAACCGGCGGACCATCGCCAGGATCGGCGGGGTGAGGTCGTCGGCCCCGGAGATCATGTGCGCCCAGCCGGGGCTACTCAACGTTCCCAGGTCACCCACGATGCGGTGCAGGCGAAGCAGCGGGGGTGACACCGGCAGCCCGTAGCCCTCGAAGAACGCCGGCGGCAGCTCAGGGAAGCCGTAGAGATGGGCGTGTCCCTCCAGGCCGGCCAGCTCCTCCAACGGGTACCGCACTGCGGGGAAGTCCCAGTCGATCAGGGTGACTCCGTCATCGCCCACGATGATGTTGTGGAAGTTGGCGTCGTTCTGCGACAGGCAGGGCACCTCACGGCGAAGGGCCTCAGCTCGTTCCTCGATCCGACCCCGCAGGACGTCCAGGAGGGGGGCCAGAGCCGGGCGTTCCCTCTCGACCCACGCTGCGGCCTCATCCACTCCGTGTTGCAGGGTCTGCACCGGGTCGGCTGGCGCCAGGCGCAGCCCGTCCGGTTCGAAGGGTCCACACAACGGTGCGGGGAAGCGGACGGCGTGGACGCGGGCGTAGGCGCGGCCGACCTGACGCCAGGTGGCGTCGTCGAGGGCTCCGCTCTCGGCGACCGCGACCAGGGTCTGTCCGGGGACGTAGTCGACCAGGCTTGCGCCGTTGTCGTCGGCGGCCCACATCCTGGGGGCTCCAACGTCGTGGTGCGCCAGGAATCGGGCGCGTGGCAGCGGTGATGGCGAGGCGGCACCCTGGCGCAGGAGGACCTGGCGGCCGTCGGTAAGGGTGGCGCGCAGTAGTGCGTTGTCCATGCCTAGGCCGCTGATGCGGTCGGTGGAGGCGGGAGCGGGCAGGAGCGTGTCGCGCAGCAGCTTGGTCAGCGTGGCATCGAGATCCATGCGGTCGACCGTAGAGACGACGGGGGCCGGTCTCGACCGCTTTCCTGGAGCGTCGGGCGACGGCCAACGCGCGGTCATCCCGC from Kineococcus endophyticus carries:
- a CDS encoding phosphotransferase; the encoded protein is MDLDATLTKLLRDTLLPAPASTDRISGLGMDNALLRATLTDGRQVLLRQGAASPSPLPRARFLAHHDVGAPRMWAADDNGASLVDYVPGQTLVAVAESGALDDATWRQVGRAYARVHAVRFPAPLCGPFEPDGLRLAPADPVQTLQHGVDEAAAWVERERPALAPLLDVLRGRIEERAEALRREVPCLSQNDANFHNIIVGDDGVTLIDWDFPAVRYPLEELAGLEGHAHLYGFPELPPAFFEGYGLPVSPPLLRLHRIVGDLGTLSSPGWAHMISGADDLTPPILAMVRRFYSGWSAWFDDLPTHIQGT